The segment TTTTTGCACCTTATCGTACCCCTTCTATGGGAGACTCACGCTAGCACAATAACAGCAGAGCTATTCACGCAGCCTAAAATCGTTTTGGGAGCAGTAGAGCTTGCTTTTGGATAGTAAGTCTCATCGGGCGGATCTCACCTGAGTGAGACAATCACGCGTCTTCGCCGAAGACCAAGCTATTTCTCACCCAAAATCTGCCATCAAACGTCATCGGTAATCCTTCACCCTCCAGTTAATTGAGCTAACCAAGGTTTGAATTCAGGTGTTGCTGACTAGCAGCGTGATTTTGCATGACGTTTCAGAACGTCTAGCTAGAGGTTCATACCCTAATTCAACAACACCTGAATTCTTTTGAGGACTACTCACAGTTGATCATCCAGGGAGTGCCAAATTTATCGATCGCCATACCGAATCGTTGTGCCCAGAAGGTTTTTTCTAAGGGCATTTGAATGTTGCCACCTTCCGATAGAGCTTGAAAGATAGTCTCGGCTTTGTCTGGATCAGGAATTTGCAGTGAAACCGAGAATCCCTTGGGAATCTCATAACTTCCGGGAGGGCAGTCTGATCCCATAATGGCCCAGTTGCCCAAGGTAAGTTGAGTATGCATGATTTTGGTTGCCCATTCTGGTGGCACGTCGGCTTCGGCAGGCGAACCAGCAAACGGCATCATAGCACAAAGGTCTCCACCCAAGACTTGGTGATAAAACTTGAAGGCTTCTTCACATTGACCGTCAAAGAATAGGTAAGGATTAACTTGCATAACGGTTTCCTCTTTTTTCAATAAAACGTGTGGCATGGATCATGACGTAGCAGAAAGGGCCAGCCCCTAGCAACATGTTGTCGGCTCAACTAACAGGCTAATGCCAGCAACGATAAGCATGGTAGCGATAGCAATCTGACTAAAGGTACGATAGTTCGTCGATTTTGACAGAACTTGTTTTACCAAAACAGCGATCGCGAAGGTTGACCACAGGACAATTAACACAGCCATAGCTCATGGGATAGATAACTTTCCCTCAGCAGCGCAGACATTTTCCAGGAACACCCTCAGAACCGTCTCGGCACTGTAGCTACAAGGACTTAGCGTTGAACTTAGACCACGTGGCTCGATCTAGGCGATAAACAGAACAGTGATCGTCACCAAAGCGTCGATGCTCCAAAAACTGGAAGCCGAAACGCTGATAAAAGCAGTGGGCGCGGGTATTACTGGTTAACGGATCAATCAGAACAGCAGTTATCTCAGGGTTGGCAAAGCAGCGGGACAGAGCTATCTGCATCATGTTGGTGCCGTAGCCCTTACCCAACTCTGTCGCCTCCCCTATCCAAATGTCGATCGCCCGCAGATGGTCAGGCACATCGCCCCAGTAGTGGCTATCTTCTTGAGCAGGGTCAATGATTTGAACAAAACCAATGGGGCGACCGTCTAGCTCTGCAATCCATTGCTCACGCCAAATGGGGGTGCGGGCTAGCTCCACCTCCCAACCCCAGTCATCACCGCCGTGGCTAGCGATGATGTGGGGCTGGGCATCCCAATGACGGAGAAGCGCCGCG is part of the Candidatus Obscuribacterales bacterium genome and harbors:
- a CDS encoding VOC family protein, with product MQVNPYLFFDGQCEEAFKFYHQVLGGDLCAMMPFAGSPAEADVPPEWATKIMHTQLTLGNWAIMGSDCPPGSYEIPKGFSVSLQIPDPDKAETIFQALSEGGNIQMPLEKTFWAQRFGMAIDKFGTPWMINCE
- a CDS encoding GNAT family N-acetyltransferase, which codes for MSESGIIAFRPATLADAALLRHWDAQPHIIASHGGDDWGWEVELARTPIWREQWIAELDGRPIGFVQIIDPAQEDSHYWGDVPDHLRAIDIWIGEATELGKGYGTNMMQIALSRCFANPEITAVLIDPLTSNTRAHCFYQRFGFQFLEHRRFGDDHCSVYRLDRATWSKFNAKSL